In a single window of the Methanobrevibacter sp. genome:
- a CDS encoding DUF2121 domain-containing protein, whose amino-acid sequence MSLIIAYIGKKGCVMAADKRRIGYFGDKENLKLLEEELYSGSIGNDDEFLSKASELGISIKITDDASKLKVVGNSIRGEVSTKGTFETKRRRIYGTTNGYQIIELLGSEVKSRKAGESGVIIFGNNYAKQLAETLISRKWKASFSLRYMGDVFESILKEVSSKTPTVGDNCDVLMQQPKFTASDAQKHLNITIDNDIKVLTKFRQELTEQLVQQSIEIDLANKILDEGKIGRVVSVDGNMLQIQLNDKTQALKADGSWKQLAGPGQNVLMITEKDDVEIGDEVVIEDENLCLKKDKSSLKCDIILCSL is encoded by the coding sequence ATGAGCTTAATTATTGCTTACATAGGTAAAAAAGGATGTGTAATGGCAGCGGATAAAAGAAGAATAGGATATTTTGGTGATAAGGAGAATTTAAAGTTATTGGAAGAGGAATTATACAGCGGATCAATCGGTAATGATGATGAATTTTTATCAAAGGCATCAGAACTTGGAATTTCAATTAAGATTACTGACGATGCCAGCAAATTGAAGGTAGTCGGAAACTCCATCCGCGGGGAAGTAAGTACTAAAGGAACTTTCGAGACAAAAAGAAGAAGGATTTACGGAACAACCAACGGTTATCAGATTATCGAATTATTGGGTTCTGAAGTTAAGTCACGTAAAGCAGGTGAAAGCGGAGTTATTATTTTCGGTAATAATTATGCAAAGCAATTGGCTGAAACTTTAATTTCAAGAAAATGGAAAGCATCTTTTAGTTTAAGGTATATGGGAGATGTATTTGAAAGCATATTAAAAGAGGTTTCTTCTAAAACACCTACTGTCGGTGACAACTGTGACGTGCTAATGCAGCAACCAAAATTCACAGCATCCGACGCCCAGAAACATTTAAACATAACTATTGACAACGATATTAAAGTATTGACTAAGTTCAGACAGGAACTGACTGAACAGCTTGTCCAACAGAGCATTGAAATAGACCTTGCAAATAAAATACTTGATGAAGGTAAAATAGGTCGTGTGGTGTCTGTTGATGGAAATATGTTGCAGATTCAATTAAATGATAAGACACAGGCTTTAAAAGCAGACGGCAGTTGGAAACAGTTGGCTGGGCCTGGACAAAATGTATTAATGATTACTGAAAAGGATGATGTGGAAATCGGAGATGAAGTTGTTATTGAAGACGAAAACCTCTGCCTTAAAAAAGATAAATCCTCTCTTAAATGTGATATAATTTTATGTTCATTATAA